In the genome of Manis javanica isolate MJ-LG chromosome 17, MJ_LKY, whole genome shotgun sequence, one region contains:
- the RPS11 gene encoding small ribosomal subunit protein uS17, translating into MADIQTERAYQKQPTIFQNKKRVLLGETGKEKLPRYYKNIGLGFKTPKEAIEGTYIDKKCPFTGNVSIRGRILSGVVTKMKMQRTIVIRRDYLHYIRKYNRFEKRHKNMSVHLSPCFRDVQIGDIVTVGECRPLSKTVRFNVLKVTKAAGTKKQFQKF; encoded by the exons ATGGCGGACATACAG ACTGAGCGCGCCTACCAAAAGCAACCAACCATCTTTCAAAATAAGAAGAGGGTTCTGCTTGGAGAAACTGGCAAAGAGAAACTTCCCCGATATTACAAGAACATCGGTCTGGGTTTCAAGACACCCAAGGAG GCCATTGAGGGCACCTACATTGACAAGAAATGTCCCTTTACTGGTAATGTGTCCATCCGAGGGCGGATCTTGTCTG gcgTAGTGACCAAGATGAAAATGCAGAGGACCATTGTCATCCGCCGGGACTACCTCCACTACATCCGAAAATACAACCGCTTTGAGAAGCGCCACAAGAACATGTCTGTGCACCTGTCCCCCTGCTTCAG GGACGTCCAGATTGGCGATATTGTCACGGTGGGTGAGTGCCGGCCCCTGAGCAAGACCGTGCGCTTCAACGTGCTCAAGGTCACCAAGGCCGCTGGCACCAAGAAGCAATTCCAGAAGTTCTGA
- the RPL13A gene encoding large ribosomal subunit protein uL13 isoform X2 has product MAEGQVLVLDGRGHLLGRLAAIVAKQVLLGRKVVVVRCEGINISGNFYRNKLKYLAFLRKRMNTNPSRGPYHFRAPSRIFWRTVRGMLPHKTKRGQAALDRLKVFDGIPPPYDKKKRMVVPAALKVVRLKPTRKFAYLGRLAHEVGWKYQAVTATLEEKRKEKAKIHYRKKKQLMRLRKQAEKNVEKKIDRYTAVLKTHGLLV; this is encoded by the exons ATGGCGGAGGGGCAG GTCCTAGTACTCGATGGCCGAGGCCATCTCCTCGGCCGCCTGGCGGCCATCGTGGCCAAGCAGGTGCTGCTGG GCCGAAAGGTGGTTGTCGTGCGCTGTGAGGGCATCAATATTTCTGGCAACTTCTACCGGAATAAGT TGAAGTACCTAGCCTTTCTTCGCAAGCGGATGAACACCAACCCATCCCGAGGCCCCTACCACTTCCGAGCCCCCAGCCGCATCTTTTGGCGGACTGTGCGAG GCATGCTGCCCCACAAGACCAAGCGAGGCCAGGCTGCCCTGGACCGCCTCAAGGTGTTTGATGGGATCCCACCACCCTATGACAAG AAAAAGCGAATGGTGGTTCCCGCTGCCCTCAAGGTTGTGCGGTTGAAGCCCACACGAAAG TTTGCTTACCTAGGGCGCCTGGCTCATGAGGTTGGCTGGAAGTACCAGGCAGTCACAGCCACCttggaggagaagagaaaggagaaggccAAGATCCATTATCGGAAGAAAAAACAGCTCATG AGGCTACGGAAACAGGCCGAAAAGAACGTAGAGAAGAAAATTGACAGATACACAGCAGTCCTCAAGACCCACGGACTCCTAGTCTGA
- the RPL13A gene encoding large ribosomal subunit protein uL13 isoform X1, translating to MAEGQQVLVLDGRGHLLGRLAAIVAKQVLLGRKVVVVRCEGINISGNFYRNKLKYLAFLRKRMNTNPSRGPYHFRAPSRIFWRTVRGMLPHKTKRGQAALDRLKVFDGIPPPYDKKKRMVVPAALKVVRLKPTRKFAYLGRLAHEVGWKYQAVTATLEEKRKEKAKIHYRKKKQLMRLRKQAEKNVEKKIDRYTAVLKTHGLLV from the exons ATGGCGGAGGGGCAG CAGGTCCTAGTACTCGATGGCCGAGGCCATCTCCTCGGCCGCCTGGCGGCCATCGTGGCCAAGCAGGTGCTGCTGG GCCGAAAGGTGGTTGTCGTGCGCTGTGAGGGCATCAATATTTCTGGCAACTTCTACCGGAATAAGT TGAAGTACCTAGCCTTTCTTCGCAAGCGGATGAACACCAACCCATCCCGAGGCCCCTACCACTTCCGAGCCCCCAGCCGCATCTTTTGGCGGACTGTGCGAG GCATGCTGCCCCACAAGACCAAGCGAGGCCAGGCTGCCCTGGACCGCCTCAAGGTGTTTGATGGGATCCCACCACCCTATGACAAG AAAAAGCGAATGGTGGTTCCCGCTGCCCTCAAGGTTGTGCGGTTGAAGCCCACACGAAAG TTTGCTTACCTAGGGCGCCTGGCTCATGAGGTTGGCTGGAAGTACCAGGCAGTCACAGCCACCttggaggagaagagaaaggagaaggccAAGATCCATTATCGGAAGAAAAAACAGCTCATG AGGCTACGGAAACAGGCCGAAAAGAACGTAGAGAAGAAAATTGACAGATACACAGCAGTCCTCAAGACCCACGGACTCCTAGTCTGA